The Helicobacter sp. 'house sparrow 1' genome includes a region encoding these proteins:
- the rplB gene encoding 50S ribosomal protein L2 yields MAIKTYKPYTPSRRFMSGLSSSDITAKPSVRKLLIKLPVTAGRNNNGRITSRHKQGGAKKLYRIIDFKRNKFNVEGRVVAIEYDPYRNCRIALISYKDGDKRYIIQPSGLKVGDIVIAAESGLDIKTGYAMKLKNIPVGTIIHNIEMHPGAGGQLARSAGASAQIMGREGKYTIIRMPSGEMRYILGECMASIGVVGNEDFININIGKAGRNRHRGIRPQTRGSAMNPVDHPHGGGEGKTGSSGHPVSPWGTPAKGYKTRKKKASDKLIISRKKK; encoded by the coding sequence ATGGCAATAAAAACATATAAACCCTATACACCTAGCAGAAGGTTTATGTCTGGATTAAGTTCTAGCGATATTACAGCAAAACCTAGTGTTAGAAAACTATTAATAAAGCTTCCTGTAACAGCAGGTAGAAATAATAATGGTCGTATTACAAGCCGACATAAGCAAGGTGGTGCAAAAAAGCTTTATCGTATTATTGATTTTAAGCGTAATAAGTTTAATGTTGAAGGTAGAGTAGTTGCAATTGAGTATGATCCATATAGAAATTGTAGAATTGCTCTTATTAGCTATAAAGATGGAGATAAGAGATATATTATTCAACCTAGTGGTCTTAAGGTTGGAGATATTGTAATTGCAGCAGAATCTGGATTAGATATTAAAACAGGTTATGCAATGAAATTAAAAAATATTCCTGTTGGAACCATTATTCATAATATTGAGATGCATCCTGGGGCTGGTGGACAGTTAGCAAGAAGTGCGGGTGCAAGTGCTCAAATTATGGGAAGAGAAGGAAAATATACAATCATTAGAATGCCTAGTGGTGAAATGAGATATATCCTAGGTGAGTGTATGGCTTCAATTGGTGTAGTTGGTAATGAAGATTTTATCAATATTAATATTGGTAAGGCTGGTAGAAATAGACATCGAGGTATCCGTCCTCAAACAAGAGGTAGTGCGATGAACCCTGTAGATCACCCACATGGTGGTGGTGAAGGTAAAACAGGTTCAAGTGGTCATCCAGTTTCTCCTTGGGGAACTCCTGCTAAAGGTTATAAGACTAGAAAGAAAAAAGCAAGCGATAAGCTGATTATTTCAAGAAAGAAAAAATAA
- a CDS encoding 50S ribosomal protein L23, with translation MADITDIKSILYTEKSLALQESGVLVVQTSSKVTKNQLKQVFKDYFGFTPLRINSLKQDGKVKRFRGRIGQRSSFKKFYVKVPEGAKIDSLTV, from the coding sequence ATGGCAGATATAACAGATATAAAATCAATCCTTTATACTGAAAAATCTCTAGCTCTTCAAGAGAGTGGAGTATTGGTAGTGCAAACTTCTAGTAAGGTAACTAAGAATCAATTAAAACAAGTTTTTAAAGATTATTTTGGTTTTACCCCATTGAGAATCAACTCTCTCAAGCAAGATGGAAAGGTGAAAAGATTTAGAGGTAGAATTGGGCAAAGAAGCTCATTTAAGAAGTTCTATGTTAAAGTTCCAGAGGGTGCGAAGATTGATTCGCTCACAGTTTAA
- the map gene encoding type I methionyl aminopeptidase, translating into MAIAIRSLNEIEKLRLASQVVGKTLEYIQGFIQPGISLLELDRLVEQYILSCGARPAFKGLYGFPNAACISVNEVIIHGIPSSYCLKNGDIVGIDIGTEIDGWYGDGAITVGVGSISQQDKRLIDCAKDTLMEAISNIHEGMYFKELSKMIQDSIFNKGFVPLREYCGHGIGRKPHDEPSILNYIDTPNYRQGPKIKNGMVFCIEPMICNRSGNPKILSDGWSVVSEDGLRGSHYEHTVAIINGVAEILTEV; encoded by the coding sequence ATGGCAATTGCAATACGAAGTTTAAATGAAATTGAGAAATTACGCCTCGCAAGCCAGGTTGTAGGTAAAACACTTGAGTATATACAGGGTTTTATCCAACCTGGAATATCACTTTTAGAGCTTGATCGTTTAGTTGAGCAATATATTCTTTCTTGTGGTGCAAGACCTGCTTTTAAAGGCTTATACGGTTTTCCTAATGCTGCTTGTATTTCTGTAAATGAAGTTATCATTCATGGTATTCCATCTTCTTATTGCTTGAAAAATGGGGATATTGTAGGGATTGACATTGGAACAGAGATAGATGGATGGTATGGGGATGGTGCTATAACTGTTGGAGTAGGAAGTATTTCACAACAAGATAAAAGGTTGATTGATTGTGCTAAGGATACTCTTATGGAAGCAATTTCTAATATTCACGAGGGGATGTATTTCAAAGAGTTAAGCAAGATGATACAAGATTCTATTTTTAATAAAGGGTTTGTTCCATTAAGGGAGTATTGTGGTCATGGTATTGGGAGAAAGCCTCACGATGAACCTAGTATTTTAAATTATATTGATACTCCTAACTATAGGCAGGGACCTAAAATTAAAAATGGTATGGTATTTTGTATTGAACCTATGATTTGTAACAGAAGTGGTAACCCAAAAATTTTAAGCGATGGTTGGAGTGTTGTATCAGAAGATGGACTGCGAGGAAGTCATTATGAACACACAGTTGCTATTATTAATGGGGTTGCAGAAATTTTAACGGAGGTTTGA
- the rplO gene encoding 50S ribosomal protein L15 → MALENIKPAQGSVKDIKRVGRGQGSGMGKTSTRGGKGQTARTGYKAKRGFEGGQQPLQRRLPKVGFRVQNEKPYVINTDRILVLKDLSELTFESIKGVHKFPKYTKQIKLIGKNASELKTKIKDERIITSGN, encoded by the coding sequence ATGGCATTAGAAAATATTAAACCTGCACAAGGTAGTGTAAAAGATATTAAGAGAGTTGGTAGAGGCCAAGGTAGTGGTATGGGAAAAACCTCTACAAGGGGTGGAAAAGGACAGACTGCAAGAACAGGTTATAAGGCTAAAAGAGGTTTTGAAGGTGGTCAGCAACCACTACAAAGAAGATTGCCAAAAGTTGGCTTTAGAGTACAAAATGAAAAACCTTATGTAATCAATACTGATAGAATCTTAGTCTTAAAGGATTTATCAGAGCTTACTTTTGAAAGCATTAAAGGTGTTCATAAATTTCCAAAATACACTAAGCAGATTAAACTTATTGGAAAAAATGCAAGTGAGTTAAAAACTAAAATAAAAGATGAGCGTATTATCACTAGTGGTAATTGA
- the rpsE gene encoding 30S ribosomal protein S5: MEINREEFSEVVVNIGRVTKVVKGGRRFRFNALVVVGNKNGLVGFGLGKAKEVPDAIKKAVDDAFKNIIQINIKGTTIAHDIEHKYNASRILLKPASEGTGIIAGGSARPVIELAGIKDILTKSLGSNNPYNVVRATVDALARIKA, encoded by the coding sequence ATGGAAATTAATAGAGAAGAATTTAGCGAGGTTGTTGTAAATATTGGTAGGGTGACAAAAGTTGTTAAAGGTGGAAGAAGATTCCGCTTTAACGCTTTAGTGGTTGTTGGTAACAAAAATGGACTTGTTGGATTTGGTCTTGGAAAAGCAAAAGAAGTGCCTGATGCAATCAAAAAGGCAGTTGATGATGCTTTTAAAAATATTATTCAGATCAATATTAAAGGAACTACGATTGCTCATGATATTGAGCATAAGTATAATGCAAGTAGAATTTTATTAAAACCTGCAAGTGAGGGAACTGGTATTATTGCTGGTGGTTCTGCAAGACCTGTAATTGAATTAGCAGGGATTAAAGATATTCTTACTAAATCTCTTGGCTCTAATAATCCTTATAATGTTGTGAGAGCTACAGTTGATGCTTTAGCAAGAATTAAGGCATAA
- a CDS encoding type Z 30S ribosomal protein S14, whose amino-acid sequence MAKKSMIAKTKRKAKFSSRAYTRCQVCGRPHSVYRDFGLCRVCLRKMGNEGLIPGLRKASW is encoded by the coding sequence ATGGCAAAAAAATCAATGATTGCAAAAACAAAAAGAAAGGCTAAGTTTAGTTCAAGAGCTTACACAAGATGCCAAGTTTGTGGTAGGCCACACTCTGTATATAGAGATTTTGGATTGTGTAGAGTATGTCTAAGAAAGATGGGTAATGAGGGTTTAATACCCGGACTTCGTAAGGCAAGTTGGTAA
- the rpsS gene encoding 30S ribosomal protein S19, translating to MARSVKKGPFIDDYLVKKVLKAKETKDNKPIKTWSRRSTILPDMIGLTFNVHNGRVFVPVYVTENHVGYKLGEFAPTRTFKGHKGSVQKKIGK from the coding sequence ATGGCAAGATCAGTAAAAAAAGGTCCTTTCATTGATGATTATTTGGTAAAGAAAGTGCTTAAAGCAAAAGAAACTAAGGATAATAAGCCTATTAAAACTTGGTCAAGAAGAAGTACGATTTTACCTGATATGATTGGGCTTACATTCAATGTTCATAATGGTAGAGTTTTTGTTCCTGTGTATGTTACAGAGAATCATGTAGGCTATAAGTTAGGTGAGTTTGCACCAACAAGAACTTTTAAAGGGCACAAAGGTAGTGTCCAGAAGAAAATTGGTAAGTAA
- the rpmC gene encoding 50S ribosomal protein L29 yields the protein MKFIELKDKNVDELKKLLKEKKAELFKLKLELKTMQLTNPSQIAMVRKDIARINTAISAKNEQEERIS from the coding sequence ATGAAATTTATTGAATTAAAAGACAAAAATGTAGATGAATTAAAAAAGTTATTAAAAGAAAAGAAGGCAGAGCTCTTCAAACTAAAATTAGAGCTTAAGACAATGCAATTAACAAACCCAAGTCAAATTGCAATGGTAAGAAAGGATATTGCGCGCATTAACACTGCAATATCAGCAAAGAATGAACAAGAAGAGAGGATAAGCTAA
- the rpsC gene encoding 30S ribosomal protein S3, producing MGQKVNPIGLRLGINRNWISRWFPGAQNTPANIAEDHKIRKFLKKELYYAGISEIVIERAAKKIRVTVIAARPGLIIGKKGADIEKVKDSLKAVIKKEVAINIKEVKRPQANAQLAAENVAIQLEKRVAFRRAMKKVMQSAIKAGAKGIKVKVSGRLAGAEMARTEWYMEGRVPLHTLRAKIDYGFAEAVTTYGIIGVKVWIFKGEVLQKGIQPEKKEEATETKARTKRGRQ from the coding sequence ATGGGACAAAAAGTTAATCCGATAGGTTTAAGATTAGGTATTAATAGAAATTGGATTTCAAGATGGTTTCCAGGTGCTCAAAATACTCCGGCAAATATTGCTGAAGATCACAAGATTAGAAAGTTCTTGAAAAAAGAGTTGTATTATGCAGGTATTAGTGAAATTGTGATTGAGCGTGCTGCAAAAAAAATTCGTGTTACAGTAATTGCTGCTAGACCAGGACTAATTATTGGTAAAAAAGGTGCAGATATTGAGAAAGTAAAAGATTCTCTAAAAGCAGTGATTAAAAAAGAAGTGGCTATCAATATTAAAGAAGTAAAGAGACCACAAGCAAATGCACAATTAGCAGCAGAAAATGTTGCAATTCAATTAGAAAAAAGAGTTGCTTTTAGAAGAGCAATGAAAAAAGTAATGCAAAGTGCAATTAAAGCAGGAGCAAAGGGTATAAAAGTTAAAGTATCTGGAAGATTAGCAGGTGCTGAAATGGCTAGAACAGAGTGGTATATGGAAGGAAGAGTTCCATTACATACTTTGCGTGCAAAAATTGATTATGGTTTTGCTGAGGCTGTAACTACCTATGGAATCATTGGTGTGAAAGTTTGGATATTTAAGGGTGAAGTACTCCAAAAAGGTATCCAACCTGAAAAAAAAGAAGAAGCAACAGAGACAAAAGCTAGAACTAAAAGAGGGAGACAATAA
- the rplE gene encoding 50S ribosomal protein L5, whose translation MFDLKRKYNEEIKQKLATELDIKNPMLLPRLEKIVISVGAGDYAKDAKIIQNIADTISLIAGQRAVITLAKKSVAGFKMREGMPMGVKVTLRGNQMYNFLEKLIVISLPRVKDFRGVPRNGFDGRGNYNFGLNEQLMFPEVVYDDIMVSHGMNITMVTSTNSDKEAFKLLEMLGMPFAKGR comes from the coding sequence ATGTTTGATTTAAAAAGAAAGTATAATGAAGAAATTAAGCAAAAACTTGCTACAGAGCTTGATATTAAAAATCCAATGTTGTTGCCAAGACTTGAGAAGATTGTAATTAGTGTTGGTGCGGGAGATTATGCTAAGGATGCAAAGATTATTCAAAATATTGCTGATACAATTTCTCTAATTGCTGGTCAGAGAGCTGTTATTACATTGGCTAAAAAATCTGTTGCAGGTTTTAAAATGCGTGAAGGAATGCCTATGGGTGTGAAGGTAACTTTACGCGGCAACCAAATGTATAACTTTTTGGAAAAATTAATTGTGATCTCTTTGCCAAGAGTGAAGGATTTTAGAGGTGTTCCTCGCAATGGATTTGATGGAAGAGGAAACTATAACTTTGGTTTAAATGAGCAACTTATGTTCCCAGAAGTTGTATATGATGACATTATGGTAAGTCATGGAATGAATATTACAATGGTTACATCAACAAATAGTGATAAAGAAGCATTCAAGCTTTTAGAAATGCTTGGTATGCCTTTTGCAAAAGGAAGATAA
- the rpsM gene encoding 30S ribosomal protein S13, which yields MARIAGVDLPKKKRVEYALTYIYGIGLKTSRDILNAVNISFDKRVNDLSEDEVSTIAKKIQESYMVEGDLRKKVQMDIKALMDLGNYRGLRHRKGLPVRGQTTKNNARTRKGKKKTVGSK from the coding sequence ATGGCTAGAATTGCTGGTGTAGATTTGCCAAAAAAGAAAAGAGTAGAGTATGCTCTAACATATATTTATGGTATTGGGTTAAAAACCTCAAGAGATATTCTTAATGCTGTAAATATTTCTTTTGATAAGCGAGTTAATGATCTCAGCGAGGATGAAGTTTCAACAATCGCAAAAAAGATTCAAGAGAGCTACATGGTTGAGGGTGATTTGAGAAAAAAAGTTCAAATGGATATAAAAGCCCTGATGGATTTAGGAAATTATCGTGGTTTAAGACATAGAAAAGGCTTGCCTGTCCGTGGTCAAACAACCAAAAACAATGCCCGAACAAGAAAGGGCAAGAAAAAAACTGTTGGTAGCAAGTAA
- the rpmJ gene encoding 50S ribosomal protein L36: protein MKVRPSVKKMCDKCKVIKRKGVVRVICSTPKHKQRQG from the coding sequence ATGAAAGTGAGACCATCGGTCAAAAAAATGTGTGACAAATGTAAGGTCATTAAGAGAAAAGGCGTAGTTCGTGTGATATGTTCTACCCCTAAACATAAACAAAGACAAGGATAA
- the secY gene encoding preprotein translocase subunit SecY, with amino-acid sequence MSKSIVNKILITLLFLFAYRVLAYIPIPGVDVEVIKEFFRSAGGSQNALGLFNMFSGHAVERLSIISLGIMPYITASIVMELLAATFSGLAKMKKERDGMQKYMQIVRYLTIVVTIVQAISVSFLLKNMGNSGNGAVMIDMQTFIVLAVFSMLTGTMLLMWIGEQITQRGIGNGVSLIIFSGIVSGIPSAIEGTFGLVNTGEINYLVLIALIAIIIFTVLAIIYVESGERRIPVSYARKVIMQNQGKMRVMNFIPIKINLSGVIPPIFASAILVFPSTILHASSNEILKSIADFLGPDKYTYNILMFLLVIFFAYFYASIAFNSKDIAENLKRQGGYIPGMRPGEGTVHFLNNVAGRLTFFGSLYLALISTLPWILVKSMGVPFYFGGTAVLIVVQVAIDTMRKIEAQVYMNKYKTLSVTGF; translated from the coding sequence ATGAGTAAATCTATAGTTAATAAAATTCTTATTACTTTATTATTCTTGTTTGCATATAGGGTATTGGCATATATTCCCATCCCAGGTGTAGATGTTGAAGTAATCAAGGAGTTCTTTAGGTCAGCAGGGGGCTCTCAAAATGCACTGGGATTATTTAATATGTTTAGTGGTCATGCAGTAGAGCGCTTGAGTATTATTTCTCTAGGGATTATGCCTTATATTACAGCTTCGATTGTAATGGAATTATTAGCAGCAACATTTTCTGGATTAGCAAAGATGAAAAAAGAGCGTGATGGTATGCAAAAGTATATGCAAATTGTGCGTTATCTAACAATAGTGGTTACTATTGTGCAAGCTATCAGTGTATCTTTCTTATTAAAGAATATGGGAAATTCTGGTAATGGCGCTGTGATGATTGATATGCAAACATTTATAGTTCTTGCAGTTTTTTCAATGCTAACAGGTACGATGCTCTTAATGTGGATTGGAGAACAAATTACACAAAGAGGAATTGGCAATGGTGTTAGCTTAATTATTTTCTCTGGTATTGTGTCTGGAATTCCATCTGCTATAGAGGGGACATTTGGATTGGTTAATACAGGAGAGATCAATTATCTTGTTTTAATTGCTCTTATTGCAATTATTATCTTTACTGTTTTGGCTATTATTTATGTTGAGTCTGGAGAGAGAAGGATACCGGTTTCATATGCGCGTAAGGTAATTATGCAAAATCAAGGTAAGATGAGGGTAATGAATTTTATTCCCATTAAAATTAATTTAAGTGGGGTAATTCCTCCAATTTTTGCTTCTGCAATTTTGGTTTTTCCCTCAACAATTTTACACGCCTCTTCAAATGAAATTTTAAAATCTATTGCTGATTTTCTGGGGCCAGATAAATATACTTATAACATTTTAATGTTTTTACTCGTGATATTTTTTGCTTATTTTTATGCTTCTATTGCATTTAATTCTAAGGATATTGCTGAGAACTTAAAGAGACAGGGAGGATACATTCCAGGTATGAGACCAGGAGAAGGAACTGTTCATTTTTTAAATAATGTAGCAGGTCGTCTTACTTTCTTTGGTTCTTTGTATTTGGCTTTGATATCAACTTTGCCTTGGATTTTAGTAAAAAGTATGGGCGTTCCTTTTTATTTTGGTGGAACTGCAGTATTGATTGTGGTTCAAGTTGCAATTGATACGATGCGAAAAATTGAAGCTCAGGTTTATATGAATAAGTATAAAACATTAAGTGTTACAGGTTTTTGA
- the rplP gene encoding 50S ribosomal protein L16, with protein sequence MLMPKRTKYRKQMKGRNRGKSFRGAQLAFGDIGIKALEHGRIDSRQIESARVAMTRHIKRAGKVWIRVFPDKPLTAKPLATRMGKGKGSVEKWVMNIKPGRIIYEMIGIDEATARDALALAQSKLPFKTKIVTSESENEIY encoded by the coding sequence ATGTTGATGCCTAAGAGAACAAAATATAGAAAGCAGATGAAAGGCAGAAATAGAGGAAAGTCTTTCAGAGGTGCGCAGTTAGCATTTGGTGATATTGGTATTAAAGCATTGGAGCATGGCAGAATTGATTCTAGACAAATTGAATCTGCAAGGGTTGCAATGACTCGTCATATCAAAAGAGCTGGTAAGGTTTGGATTAGGGTATTCCCTGATAAGCCACTAACAGCAAAGCCTTTAGCAACTAGGATGGGTAAGGGTAAAGGTTCTGTAGAAAAGTGGGTAATGAATATTAAGCCAGGTAGAATCATATATGAAATGATTGGTATTGATGAGGCTACAGCAAGAGATGCGTTGGCTCTAGCACAAAGTAAATTGCCTTTTAAAACAAAGATTGTAACAAGCGAGAGTGAAAATGAAATTTATTGA
- the rplF gene encoding 50S ribosomal protein L6, which yields MSRVGKKPISIPSTVEVSVEGSKIVFKSNKMQKELETYGRVQIDYSNNELSFKSIDQEPQSRAYWGTYRALANNIVIGITTGFTKVLEVNGVGYKVAVSGKTLELALGFSHPVKYPIPDGIEMSVEKNLITIKGSDKQQVGQIAAEIREFRPPEPYKGKGIKYSDEVIIRKAGKTAKK from the coding sequence ATGTCAAGAGTTGGAAAAAAACCTATTAGCATCCCAAGCACTGTTGAAGTGAGCGTTGAAGGGAGCAAAATTGTGTTTAAAAGCAATAAAATGCAAAAAGAGTTAGAAACATATGGAAGAGTTCAAATTGATTATAGCAATAATGAACTTAGTTTTAAGTCCATAGACCAAGAACCACAATCTCGTGCATATTGGGGAACATATAGAGCATTGGCAAATAATATTGTTATTGGTATAACCACAGGTTTTACAAAAGTTTTAGAAGTAAATGGTGTGGGTTATAAGGTTGCTGTATCTGGAAAAACCTTAGAACTTGCCCTAGGCTTTTCGCACCCTGTAAAATACCCAATTCCAGATGGAATTGAGATGAGTGTTGAGAAGAATCTAATTACTATAAAGGGAAGTGATAAGCAACAAGTAGGTCAAATTGCTGCAGAAATTAGAGAATTTCGTCCTCCTGAGCCATACAAAGGCAAGGGTATTAAGTATAGTGATGAAGTTATTATCCGAAAAGCTGGTAAAACTGCTAAGAAGTAA
- the rplR gene encoding 50S ribosomal protein L18 yields MTSKILARKKRLRDKRKLRIRSSIFGTATKPRISIFRSNKYLYAQAIDDQKQVTLACVDGKKMKLGNNKENAKEIAKTFAQTLKDLNITTVVFDRNGYLYHGVVAAFAESLRENGITL; encoded by the coding sequence ATGACAAGTAAGATTTTAGCAAGAAAAAAAAGATTAAGAGATAAAAGAAAGCTAAGAATTAGAAGCTCTATTTTTGGGACAGCTACTAAGCCAAGAATCAGTATTTTTAGATCAAATAAATATCTCTATGCACAAGCAATTGATGATCAAAAGCAAGTAACATTAGCATGTGTAGATGGTAAAAAAATGAAATTAGGTAACAATAAGGAAAATGCAAAGGAGATTGCAAAGACCTTTGCTCAAACTCTAAAAGATCTTAATATTACTACAGTAGTGTTTGATAGAAATGGTTACTTATATCATGGCGTTGTTGCTGCTTTTGCAGAATCACTTAGAGAAAATGGTATTACGCTGTAA
- the rplV gene encoding 50S ribosomal protein L22: MSKALLRYIRLSPTKARLIAREVQGMNAEYAIASLEFTPNKAARLISKVIASAVANGGFDAQNVIVKSCRVDAGPVLRRFMPRARGRATPIRKPTSHIFVEVAQVPSKEKTEREAKAKKEVQAKKTVKKTTKGEDK, from the coding sequence ATGAGTAAAGCATTGTTAAGATATATTAGACTTTCTCCTACAAAGGCAAGATTGATTGCTAGAGAAGTCCAAGGTATGAATGCAGAGTATGCAATTGCAAGTCTCGAATTCACTCCAAATAAAGCAGCAAGATTAATCTCAAAAGTAATTGCTTCGGCTGTGGCAAATGGTGGTTTTGACGCACAAAATGTGATTGTAAAATCTTGTCGCGTTGATGCAGGTCCTGTTTTGAGAAGATTTATGCCACGTGCAAGAGGTAGGGCTACTCCTATTAGGAAACCAACTTCTCATATTTTTGTAGAGGTTGCTCAAGTACCTTCAAAAGAAAAAACAGAAAGAGAAGCTAAGGCAAAGAAGGAAGTGCAAGCAAAAAAGACAGTGAAGAAAACTACAAAAGGCGAGGATAAGTAA
- the infA gene encoding translation initiation factor IF-1, which produces MAKDDVIEIDGKVVEALPNATFRVELDNGHIVLCHISGKMRMHYIKILPGDKVKIELTPYSLDKGRITFRYK; this is translated from the coding sequence GTGGCAAAAGATGATGTGATTGAAATTGATGGCAAGGTTGTGGAAGCATTACCAAATGCTACCTTTAGAGTAGAGCTAGATAATGGACATATAGTTTTATGTCATATATCTGGAAAAATGAGGATGCATTACATCAAGATTTTACCTGGAGACAAGGTAAAAATCGAATTAACTCCCTATAGTTTAGATAAAGGAAGAATTACTTTTAGGTATAAATAA
- the rplN gene encoding 50S ribosomal protein L14, with the protein MIQSFTRLNVADNSGAKEIMCIKVLGGSHKRYASVGDVIVASVKKAIPNGKVKKGQVVKAVIVRTKKEVHRENGSLVRFDDNAAVILDAKREPIGTRIFGPVSREVRYANFMKIVSLAPEVL; encoded by the coding sequence ATGATACAAAGTTTTACAAGATTAAATGTTGCTGATAATAGTGGTGCCAAGGAAATTATGTGTATAAAAGTTTTGGGTGGTAGCCACAAGCGTTATGCAAGTGTTGGTGATGTGATTGTTGCTTCTGTTAAAAAAGCTATTCCAAATGGAAAAGTGAAAAAAGGACAGGTAGTAAAAGCAGTAATTGTTAGAACAAAGAAAGAGGTGCACAGAGAAAATGGTTCTTTAGTACGATTTGATGATAATGCAGCAGTTATTTTAGATGCAAAGAGAGAACCAATCGGGACAAGGATTTTTGGACCTGTGAGTAGAGAAGTGCGATATGCAAATTTTATGAAGATAGTATCGTTGGCTCCGGAGGTATTATAA
- the rplX gene encoding 50S ribosomal protein L24 has translation MMKVKIKKGDMVKVIAGDDKGKVAKVLSVFPKKSQVIVEGCKIAKKAIKPDEKNPKGGFISKEMPIDISNVKKAEEK, from the coding sequence ATAATGAAAGTTAAGATTAAAAAAGGTGATATGGTAAAAGTTATCGCCGGTGATGATAAGGGAAAGGTAGCTAAAGTTTTGAGTGTTTTCCCTAAAAAATCTCAAGTTATTGTCGAGGGATGCAAGATTGCAAAAAAGGCAATTAAACCAGATGAGAAAAATCCCAAGGGTGGTTTTATATCAAAAGAAATGCCTATTGATATTTCCAATGTAAAGAAAGCTGAGGAGAAGTAA
- the rpsH gene encoding 30S ribosomal protein S8, with translation MVNDIIADSLTRIRNASMRRLDSTTLYYAKIVVSILEVFKSKGFIKDFSVNDKDGKQSILVQLAYDDRGCSMINEIKRISKPGRRVYKSHTELKRFKNGYGTIVVSTNKGVIGNEEAYKANVGGEALCSIW, from the coding sequence ATGGTAAATGATATTATTGCAGATTCTTTGACACGAATTAGAAATGCTTCAATGAGAAGATTAGATTCCACAACGCTTTATTATGCAAAAATTGTAGTATCTATTTTGGAAGTATTTAAATCTAAAGGTTTTATCAAAGATTTTAGTGTAAATGATAAAGATGGTAAGCAGTCAATTTTAGTTCAGTTGGCTTATGATGATAGAGGTTGCTCTATGATTAATGAGATTAAAAGAATTAGTAAGCCAGGTAGAAGAGTGTATAAAAGCCATACAGAACTAAAAAGATTTAAAAATGGTTATGGAACTATCGTAGTGAGCACAAATAAAGGTGTGATCGGGAATGAGGAAGCCTATAAGGCAAATGTTGGCGGTGAAGCGCTTTGTAGTATATGGTAG
- the rpsQ gene encoding 30S ribosomal protein S17 produces the protein MSEKQAHKRIIQGEVVSKSGQKSVTILVERKVVHPKYRKIVKRFKKYTIHDENNSAKVGDVVTAIECRPISKTKAFKLKDIVLVGV, from the coding sequence ATGAGTGAAAAACAAGCACATAAGAGAATTATCCAAGGTGAGGTAGTAAGTAAGTCTGGACAAAAGAGTGTGACCATTTTAGTTGAAAGAAAAGTGGTGCATCCAAAGTATAGAAAGATTGTTAAAAGATTTAAGAAATATACAATTCATGATGAAAATAATTCTGCAAAAGTAGGTGATGTAGTTACAGCAATTGAGTGCAGACCTATTTCTAAAACCAAAGCCTTTAAACTTAAAGATATAGTGCTAGTAGGGGTGTGA